A stretch of DNA from Leucobacter luti:
GCGCGCTCGCCGCAGAGTGGCTGGCTGCCTTCACGCAGCGGATCGAGAACCCGCTGAGTATTCTCGTCTAGGGAATGGAGATCCGATGCGGATCCTGGCCGCGTGCCGGCCGCAACCGTGAGGAGGAACACCATGGCAACACTGCTACACATTGATTCTTCGGCTGCGGGTGAGCTCTCAGCGACGCGCGCACTGAGCCGCGCGTTCGCCGAGACCTGGCGCACGGCGGGCCCGGAGCGCCGGATCGTGGTGCGCGATCTGCACGCGGATCAGCTCCCGCACCTCGGCTCGGTTGCGCTGCACCGGCCGCGGGCGGCACGGGGCGAGACTGGGTTCGACCCGGCGCAGGCTGAGCTGCAGGACCGCGTGCTCGCGGAGCTGCTGGCGGCCGACGTGGTCGTGATCGGGGCGCCGATGTACAACTACAGCATGCCGTCAACGCTCAAGGCGTGGCTGGATCTAGTGCACATTCCCGGTGAGACGGCGTTCACCGACCCCGCGGACCAGCCGCTGCGCGGCAAGCGCGCGGTGGTCGTCACGGCGCGGGGGATCGCAGCCGAGCCGGGCATTGATGAATACGTCACTGGGCCGCTGCGCCAGGTGCTTGCGGTGGCGTGCGGGATGGACTTCGAAGTGGTCTCAACGAGCCGCACGCTCGCGAACGTCATCCCCGCGCTCGGGCCAGAGTACGCCGCGGCCGAGTTCGAGCAGGCGATGGCGCGTGTGCGAGCTCGCCGCCCGTCCCGAGCCCGCCTAGCCGGCATCCCCGCGCGATCACCCGAGAGGGACCCCGGATGCCGACTGCGGTCGCGCCGCAGCCGGCATCCGGGATCCCTCGGGAGCGGGGCTAGGCCGGGTGCGGCAGTGCGATCCAGCCCTCGATCTCCACGAGGAGCTGGGGTTGCGCGAGCGCTGAGACGATTGCAAGCGAGTGCCCGGGGAGGTCGCCAGCGGGGAACCACTCCGAGAGAATTTCGTTTCGCGCTTCCGCGTACGCGACCATGTTCTCCTGGCCGACAAGGAAGGTCATGAGCCGCACGATCGACTGCGGCGTACCGCCAGCTGCGGCAATGAGTGCCTCGATGTTGCGGAGCGTGTGCCGAGTCTGTGCCGCCACATCAGCTGGAACATCGCCAGCAGGATTCGCGCCAACTTGGCCTGAGATGAACACCCACCGCGCGGCCCCGGTCACGGTGGCGAGGTGAGAGTATGCGCCCACTGGTGGCGCGAGATGGTCCGGAGAATACCGCTGGATCCGGAGTTCAGCGGCAGGCGAGCCGACGGGGTCAGAGGAATGGCGATCGAGGGTGCTCACGGGGTGCTCCTGTCTGTGCGATGAGGAGCGGGCCAGTGTGTTGATACATCCCCTGGCCCGCTCACTCCTGGTCTGATTAGGCAGCTGCCTCTGACACGAATTCGTCCATGAGGGTGCGGGCGCTGCCGTACCCCTCAGCGATCGCCGCGTGCTGCATCGTCAGGAGGACGTAGTCTGCCCCTTCTGCGACAGCAAACTGCTTCTCGACCGGGGTCCACGCCGGGAGTACCCACGGCTTATCGTTCGCGCGGACTGCGGCGATCACCTTACGGAAATCATCGAAGTCGGCCTCGGTCTGGCGGTACACCCCGCGCCCTCGCATCAGCGAAAGGTCCCCGGGCCCGATGAACACACCGTCGACTGTGGGGAGCGCAGCGATAGCCTCGATGTCACGCAGCGCTCCCGGATCCTCGACCATCGGGAAAATCTTGATGTCGCGATCCTGCGCGGCCACCCACTCGTCGTCGTAACCGCCGTAATTCATCGTGCGTCCACCTGCGAGGCTGCGCGACCCGAGCGGCGGGAACTTCGCGAAGTCGGTCACCCGTTTGGCGTGTTCGAGCCCCTCGATATGGGGAATGATGACGCCGTCGGACCCGAAGTCGAGTGCCTGTTGGATCGCGCCCCGCTCAGGGACGAGCACCTTTGACAGCACTTCGAGGCCAAGCCCCTTAAGAACGGGAACGAAACGTTCCAGGATCGAGAGATCGAATGCGCCGTGCTCAATGTCGAGCACCACAAAGTCGTAGCCGAGATTCGCGACGATCTCGCCGGTCGCGACGCTTGCGTCGGAGAGCCAGGCGCCCTGCTTGAGTTTTCCGGACATGTGAGTGTTCCTTTCCTTCGGTGTAAGCGGTCACACGCCGGGGGCGGCGGCGACGGTGAAACGACGATTCGCGAGTGAGGGGTTGGTTGCGCGCACCTCAGCGATTCGTTCTGGCTTGATTGCGGTGGTAGCGACGCCACTGCGTTCGCCCACTTCGCCGAGGATCAAGCCCATGGGGTCGACGATCAGACTGCCACCGGTGCCGAGCGTTGGCCCCTGCGAAACCGCCGCGACGTAGAACGTGTTCTCTATCGCGCGCGCACGCGCAAGGGTCTGCCAGTGGTCCTCCTTTCGAGGGCCGGGCACCCACGCTGCCGGGTACACGAGCACGTCGACACCGGCATCGGCGTGCTGCCGTGACGCCTCTGGGAATCTGAGGTCGTAGCAGGTGAGCATGCCGACTCTGACTCCGGCAACATCGATGGTGACGGGGCCGTCGAGCGGCCCAGCGCAGATGTTGTCGGACTCCTTGAACCCGAACGCGTCGTAGAGATGGGTCTTCCGGTAGACCGCGGCGAGCCCATCGGCTGGGGTCAGCACGACGAGCGAGTTGTACGCACGCTGTTCGCCCGGAATCTCTTCCAGGATGCCGGCGACGATTGTGACGCCGGTGCGTTTCGCCGTCGCGGCGAGGCCGGAGACGAACGACCCGTCGAGTGGCTGGGCCTTGGCGAGCACCTCGGGGGTCAGCGCAGTCACCCCGATCATGGCGAACTCGGGGAACACGGCGAGGTCAGCGTCTTCTGTCGACGCGACCTGGGCCAAGCGGTCGATCTCCGCGAGGTTTGCGGCGATGTCCTCGGTCGAGACCATCTGACAGATGGAGAGTTTCATGGGAGTCCTTTCGGGATGGATAGTCGTGCTTCTGGGGAGTTTTTGGGGTGGCTCCGCCCCGCTCGGCTGGTGGAGCCGAGCTCAAGTGCGCCTGGGGCAGGTTCTGCGGCGGCCGGATCAGCCGCCCGTCGTGCACTCGGCGATGCAGTGTTCAACGAACGCGCGTCCCACCGAATCGAGGCGTCGGGAGTACCAAGAAATCGACGTAGTCATGCTCGCTCGGGGCTTCACGAGCTTGCGATACACCACCCCGTTCGGCCGGAGATAGGAAAACGACTCTGGCGCGAATGACACACCCATCCCAGCGGAGACCAGCCCCGCGTGGTCAAGGTAGGAGCCGAACGCGTTCAGGCTGTTCGGTGAGAAACCAGCGTTCATGCACGCGGCGACTACTGAGTCAAAGCCCATCGGGTTCGCTGAGCGCGGCCCCTGAATCAGGCGCTCGTCGCGCAAATCTGCGAAGCACACCTCATCTTCCTCCGCGAGTGGGTGACCGCTGGGGAGGCAGACCATGTACTCCTCGCTGAAGAGTTCAGATGAGGAAAGATCTTTCAGATCCGGGCGCGTGAGCAGCACTGCGACGTCGACGCTGCCCTGCTCGAGTTCCTCGATGAGTGTGCTGGTGGCAATGCTTCGCAGACTCACCTCTGCCTCAGGGAACCGCTCTTGGAAGGAGCGCACGGCCCGTGCCGGCGACGCGAAGAGCATCGCCGGCACGATTCCGATGCGCACGCGACCGAATTGGGCCTCGCGCGCCTCCTCAAGGAGCTGCGAGATCTCGCCCATGGAATCGAGCACATTGCGGCACCGGAAGTAGAACTCGCGCCCAGCCTCCGTCGTGGTGATGGGCCGCGTTGTGCGATCGATGAGCTGCAGCCCGACATCCTTCTCGAGGCGCGCAATTTGTTGGGAGAGCGCTGGCTGCGTGATGAAGAGCTCTTCGGCGGCGAGCCGAAAACTCCCGGCGTCGCAGAGAGCGACGAAGGCTTCGAGGCGGCGCGTTTCCATGATCAGACCCGCTTCGCTGCCAGGCGGACTTCGCGACGTTCCCGCTGCACCTCGGGATCGGGTACTGGGGCGGCAGCGATGAGCTTGCGCGTGTACTCGTCCTGCGGGTGATGCAGTACCTGCTCTGTTGGCCCGTGTTCCACCACGTCGCCGTTGCGCAGCACCACCACGCGGTTCGACAGCGTCTCTACGACGGAGAGATCGTGGCTGATGAACAGGCAGGAGAACCCCAGCTCGCGCTGCAACCCGAGGAACAGATCGAGCACTTGCGCCTGTACCGAGACATCCAGAGCAGAAGTTGGCTCGTCCGCAATCATGAGCACCGGGTTCGTCGCGATCGCGCGGGCAATGCCGATCCGCTGCCGCTGTCCACCCGAGAGCTCGTGCGGGAATCGGTCAACCCAATCGGGGTTGAGCTGGACCTGCTCGAGCAGCTCCTGCGCCTTCGCGCGACGCCGCTTGCTGTCACGTATCAATCCCTGCCACTGCAGTGGATCACCGATCGCCTGGCCGATGGTGCGCCGTGGATTCAGCGAGGAGGCCGGATCCTGGAACACCATCGTGACGTGTTTGCGCAGTTGTTTGAGTGCGGCGCCGCCGCGAGTCGCAATCTGTTCGCCCTCCACTTCGAGTGTGCCCTCCGCGATCGGGATCAGGCCGATTGCGGCCTTCCCGATCGTGGACTTGCCCGATCCGGATTCTCCAACCAGACCGACAATCTCACCCTTCGCGACCTTGAGATCAATACCGTTGATGGCCTGAAACCCCGGTCGCCGCCAGCGCCCTGGATACCTGATGACGGCCTGATCCAGTGAGAGCACGACCTCGGGCAGCACGGTGAGTGCGGTGACGCCATCGATGCGCAGCTTCGCGTTCGAGGAGTCCAAAAAATCCTTCGCCTGGCCCAGATGGGGCACTGCGGCGAGCAGCTTCTGCGTGTACTCCTCGCGGGGCTGCTCGAACAGCTGCCGCGCTGGGGCGGCCTCCACAACTGCGCCGTCCTTCATCACCACGACATCGTCGGCCACATCGGCCACCACACCCATATCGTGCGTGATGATCAGCACCCCCATGCCGAGCCGCTCTTGCAGCTCGGCAATGAGATCGAGGATCTCAGCCTGCACGGTGACATCGAGCGCTGTAGTTGGCTCATCTGCCACGAGCAGCTCAGGCTCACTCGAGATCGCCATCGCGATCATGGCACGCTGCCGCTGTCCACCCGAGAGCTGGTGCGGGTAGTCGTCGACTTTAGCCTCGGGATCGGGCATATGCACGTCCCTGAGGAGCTGGATCGCGCGGGTGCGCGCTTCCTGGGCGCTAATATCGCGGTGGCTTCGCAGCGCTGCAATCAACTGCTGCCCGATCGTGTAGACCGGATTCATCGCCGTCATTGGCTCCTGAAAGATCGTCGCGATCCGGGAGCCGCGTAGCTTGCGGAGCTCCCGATCCGAGAACTGCGTGATGTCAACGCCGTCGAATCGGATCGTCCCAGTTCTACGTGTGTTCGGGGGCAGGAGATCCAGGATCGACATCGATGTGACTGACTTCCCTGATCCGGACTCGCCAACGAGCGCGAGCGTCTTTCCCTTCTCCAGCTCGAACGAAACGTTGTGCGTCACCGCACGCCACCCGTCGGGGGTCTGGAATTCCACGGAGAGCTGGTCGATAGTGAGAAGTGGTGTGCTCATGATCGCTGCTTCGCTTTCGGGTCGAGGAGGTCACGGAGCGCGTCGCCAAGAATGCCGAACGCGAGGATGGTGATCACCACGAATGCGCCGGGCACCAGCAGTGCGTGTGGGTCAGTGGTGAGGTAGCGCTGCCCCTGGGCCACCATCGACCCCCATGACGGCGTTGGCGGAACCACGCCAAGGCCGAGGTAACTCAGGCCAGATTCGAGGAGAATCGCGGCCGCCATCGTGAGCGAGAACTGCACAATGATCGGTGCCGAGACGTTGGGCAGGACTGTCTTGAACAGAATCACCGGCGTCGGGGCCCCGAATGTCTTGGCGGCGTCGACGTACTCCTCACGCTTGACCGAGAGCACCTGGCCGTAGGTGATTCTCGCGAAGATCGGGGCAAAGAGCACTCCGATTGCGATGATCAGGGTGATTGATCCAGGCCCGTAGAGTGTGACCGCGAGCAGCGCGAGGATGATCGGCGGGAACGCGAGCACCACGTCGACAATGAGCCGCATCGTGACGAACTCGGTGAGCCCGCTGAAGTACGCTCCCAGCAGCCCGAGTAGCGTCCCGAGCGCCGTGGCGAGGAGCGTTGCCCCCAGCGCGATGAAGAGCTCGATCTGAGCACCGTACATAATTCGCGAGAGAATGTCGCGACCCAGCTCATCGGTGCCGAGAATGTGACCCTCGGAGAAGATGGGCTGCAAGCGCAGGGCAACGTTTTGTGCAATCGGATCATAGGGTGCCAGCAGCGGGGCGAACACCATGACGATGAGCATGACGAGCAGGTAGATGGCCATGATGGCGCGCAGCGGCGTAATCGCCTGACGCACGCGGGGACTGAGTTTCATGATCGCCTCACTCGGGGATCGAGAATGCCGTAGATGATGTCAACGACAATGTTGATCAGGATGAACATGAGGGCGATCACGATCACGATGCCCTGGACGACTGGGTAGTCGCGATTGGTGACGCCGTCGACCAGGAGACTGGACATGCCCGGATAGTTGAATACTCGTTCGACGAGCACCGTGGATCCCAGCAGCGTGCCGAAGCCGATGCCGATCACCGTGACCACCGGCGTGAGCGAGTTCCGCAGCACATGCTTGCGGAACACAGTGAGCGGTGCCAGCCCGATCGACTTTGCTGTCCGGACCCAGTCCTGGCCCTGCACCTCGAGTACCGCGGATCGAGTCATACGGGCGATCTGTGCCGAGAATCCCACTGCCAGCGAGATCGCTGGCAGAGTGAGCGACCAGAGCGCCCCGCCGGGATCCTCTGCGAAGTCGACATACCCGCCGGCAGGGAACCACTTCAGGGAGATCGAGAACACGAGAATCAGCACGGCGCCGAACACGAACACCGGGAGGGCGACGCCAATGGAACTGAGTGCCGTCACGCAGGTATCAACCCACCCGCCTTTTCGGCCAGCGAGTGCGCCGAGGGCGACGCCAAAGACGACCGAGAGAAGTGTCGCAAAGCCGACAAGCAACAGGGTGCGGGGGAGCCGTGCGCCGATAGCTTCGAGCACTGGTTGAGAAGTCTTGAACGAGTCGCCGAGATCGCCGGTAAAGACGCCGCCGAGAAAGTGGAGGTACTGCGCGAAGAGGGGCTGGTTCAGCCCGAGCTGTTCGCGTACCTTCTCGATTGCCTCTGGCGTAGGGGCCCCTCCGTCACCGACACTGAGGAGCAGGACGGCCGGGTCCCCCGGCACGAAATGTAGGGCCGAGAAGATGAGCGTGAGAACCAGGAGTACGAGTCCCACGCCCATCGCTAGGCGCTTCGCAATGAATGCAAGCACGATGTGATTTTTCTGTCTCGGTCGACTACTGCATCGAGGTGTTCGCGAGCATGTAGCCGCTGTAGAACGTTGCGGTGCCGGGAATGTTGGTGAAGCCCGTCACGTCCTCAGAGAAGCCGTATGCTTGCGCTCGCGTGTTGAGTGAGGCGAAGGGGACGTCTTCGGCCCAGATCTTTCCGATGTTCTGGTAGATCTCGTGCTTCTCGGCATCATCTGTCGTGCGCAGACCGTCGCCGATCAGGCCTGCGATCTCGTCATTGCTGTAGCCCCAGCTGACGTTGTAGGTGTTGTCGCCAGTGACCCAGTTGATGAGGTAGGACGGATCGGTGACCATGCCGCTGTCACCGGAAACAGCGATGTCGTAGTCACCCTCGTTGCCCTTGGAAACTCGCGTTGACCAGTCAGGGGCGTCGAGCGTGACGTCGATGCCGATCGCTTTGAGGTCCTCCTGGACGGACAGCGCGTTGTCCTGCAGGAAGGTGTACTGCGAGGTGGCGAGCAGCGTCGCGGGGAACCCATCGGGGTAGCCAGCTTCGGCGAGCAAGGACTTCGCCTTCTCGGGATCGTACTCCCAAAGGTTTGCGAGATTCTTTTCGTACGCGGGGTCTTTCTCGGAGATCGAGACGCCGTAGAGTGGCTCTCCATTGCTCTGGAATGCTGCCAGCACTGAGTTGTCGCGATTGAGCGCGTATGCGACGGCCTGCCGCACCTTCGGGTCAGCGAAGGGCCCCTCCTCAACATTGAACTGGACGTATTGGAACGGGCCGTTCACCTGATCAACGGTGAAGCCCGCATCCGCAACGCGATCGAAGTTCTCCCAGGTGACGTAATCGATGAGATCGACGTCGCCAGAGAGCAACGCGTTCGTGCGGGCTTCCCCGTCTGCGTAGAACTTCACGTCGATTTCATCGAGCGCGATGTTTTCGGCATCGTAGTATCCGTCGTTCTTCTCCATGGTGAGGCCGATGCCCTGATCCAGGTTCGTCATCTCCCACGGACCGGCGCCGACCCAGTTCGCGGTGTCGGGATTTAGCGAGGCGTCCGGCACGATCGCAGCGAACGGAAGCGCGAGATACTGCAGGAATGCGGTGTTTGGTTGCGACAGCTTGACGGTGACCGTTGATCCACCATCGCTTTCGATCGACTCGATATCGGCGAACGGCGCTGCGAGCTGCGATCCGTTCGCGACATCGCGGTAATAGTCGAGCGAGTTCTTGACGTTGTCGGCCGTGAGTTCACTGTCGTCACTGAAGGTAAGACCGTCGTGGAGTGTGAACACAAACGTGGTGTCATCAGGGGTGTCGACGGACTGCGCAAGCGCGGGCACCGCCGCTCCATCGGCATCGAAGCTCATCAGGCCGCGGTGCACCATGGTCAGCAGCTGGTTCACCGCTGTGCCCTGTGAGGCGCCGGTGATGGGCTGTGCAGGATCAGCCGAGAGCCCGAAGGTGAGGACTTGAGTGGCGCTCGAATCACCCCCGCTCGAATCGGGAGCAGCTGTTCCGCCGCAACCGGTAAGGGCAAGGGCAGCGACGGCCCCGAGCGAGAGTGCAGCAAGCCAGGTATTGCGTCGGTTCGGGCGCGTGAATGACATCGGGTATTCCCTTCGTTGGGTGGAACCCCACCCCGAAGCGTGGCCGGTGATCTCTGTGTGGCGAGGAGTCTCAGCGCTGAGAGCTCTTGCGGCCGCCGTTCGAGGGTGCTGGGCGAGCGGGTGTACCGCTCGATCCCCAATGTATGAGGTTGCAACATAGGCTGCAAGTAAGAATTGGGAGAGGGAGATAACGCCGCGCTTATACTTCGGAAAATACCCGATCAGAACGCAGATTTTCCGCGCCCTTTGCGCCAAATTGGGGCTCGCCATACCCGGCCGGGAGCGGTTACCGCCGGCCGGGCCTGGCTGCCGTCTAACTACCCGAAGGGAGGGGCTGCACCCGCGGCGCTACGCTCACGCGACGGTTGGCGAGTGACGGCACAGTCGTCCGAACTGCGGCGAGGCGTGAGCGATCCACGGTCGCTGTGATGAGTGCGAGGTCTTGTTCGCCCGCGTCGCCGAGTTGCACACCGAGCGGGTCGTAGATCGCGCTGCGGCCTACCGACTTCACGCTCACCTCATCGGACGCGAACACATACGCGGTGTTTTCGATCGCGCGCGCTCGCAGCAGTGTGAGCCAGTGGTCTTCTTTCATGACGCCGCGCGCCCACGCCGCGCTCAGTGCCAACACTTCCGCGCCCTGGTCGATGAGCAGCCGGAACAGCTCTGGGAACCGCAGGTCATAGCAAATGGCGAAACCGACTTTGATCCCGTCGATGTCGAGCACCGGCGGCAGTTCGTTGCCCGGGGTGATCGAGTCGGATTCGCGGACTGAGAATGCGTCGTAGAGGTGGATCTTCTCGTACTCCGCGACGATCTCCCCGCGGTCGACGAGCAGCAGAATGTTGAGGGCGCGATCAGGGTTCGCCTCGCCTGGGAGTCGCTTTGACATGCCGGCCGCAATGAACAGGCCGTACTCCAGTGAGAGTCGGCGGATCTCGGTCGTAAACGGGCCTGTGAGTTCTTCGGCCGCAGCGACGCCCTCGCGGATCGGCGCACTGACGCGGTGGTACATTGCCATCTCGGGGAGGATGAGGACTCGCGATCCCGCAACTGCGGCCCGCTCCGCGAGAGTTGCGATTGCGGCGAGATTTGCGGCCTTGTCCTCGAGTGCGGGGAATTGACCGACGCTGATTTGCAGTGACTCAGCCATGGTCTACGCCCTCGCCCACAGTGCGTTCGCGGTGTTGCGTTCGAACTCTGCCACGAAGCCGAGGCAGACGTCGTGGGCAACGCGCTTGATCCACTCGGCGCCCAGTTCGGCTGAGCCGAGTCTTGGATTGCCAGTGACTCCGGAGGGCGCGACATCGGAGAAGTCCCAGTACAGCGTTCCCGACTCGACGGTGCCTGGGATTGCGCCCTCCGTGTAGTTCGTAGGCGTCCAGCCCTCAAACGGGGCGAGTCCGCCGTCGGTGATGAGCTGTGACTGCACGAGTTCAGGGAACATGGCGAGCATCGCGCTGTGCTCGGGCTCTGAACCGTGCCCATAGGCGGTTGCAGGATCCTCGTACAAATCGCGCATGACGCGGTAGCCGATGCCCCACGGGTACACGCTGCCGACGAGCACCCCGTATTTCGCGCGGAGCTGCTCTGCTGCGTGCGCGGCCGAAGCCTGGTTTCCGCCATTGTTGTTGACGATCACGATGCGTCGGAATCCGTGCTTGACCAGGCTGTCCATGACTTCAAATAGCACGGCCTGCAGGGTTTCGAATGAGAGGTTCAGCGTGCCGGCGAAACCGTCGAAGATCGGTGAGTGGCCATAGCTCAGGGTGGGGGCAACGAGCACGGGCGTTTCCAGATGTGCTGCGATGTACTCAGACACCCACTCGGCGGTGATCGCGTCCTCGTTGAGTGGGAGGTGCGAACCGTGCTGCTCGATCGCGCCGGAGGGGAGAAGCACGATGGGGTTCTGTGCTGCGGCGTCTCTCGCCTCAGTCCACGTGAGTTCGCCGAGGCGGTGTGTGCGGAAGTGTCCCATGTGCTCGTTCTCCTTTGATGCGCAGTCGCGGGTCATGAAGCGGGACCGTCGGCAATGGGGAAGGCGCACGAAGAGCCGAGAGTGGGCCGTCAAACGCAGACGATCCGGCTGATCTCGAGCATAACTTTGGGTGAATGTTGACGCACTAACTATAAGCTCGTGTGATATTCGATTCGCGCGCCTTATCGCTCGAGGCGCGAATACTCGCGCGCTTTCCCTCGCGCGCTTCTGGCACTTCCTCCGTCTCAGAGGGACCCCGGATGCCGACTGCGGTCGCGCCGCAGCCGGCATCCGGGAACCCTCGGGAGCGGGGCTAGGAGTGGGCGGGCGCCTTACATCTCTTCGGTCAAGGCGAACAGCAGCTCCGCGAGTCGATCGCCCAGCTGCTCGAACGCCTCGGACGAGCGTTCGCCTGCAAGCGCCGTGACGCGCAGCGCCTGCTCGTACACCCCGCTCAACACGGGGATGACACGCTCTACCGGGATGACAAAGCGCCGCCCGGCTGCTGTGAGGACGCGTTCCACGACGCCGGAGATGCTCGCGTAGAAATTGTCCATGAAGTCGTCGTGGCCAGGCGCGAGGGCCGGATCCCGCATCGCAAGCAGCAAGAACTCCGCCTCGAGTACGAACCACGCGGTGGCATCTTGCGATGGTGCGAAGAACTGCACGATGTAGCTGGCTGCCTCAGCGGGGGAGACACAACCGGCTCGCTCGCGGAGAATGGGCTCCAGCTCCTGTGCTTTCACTGCGAGGTCCGCCGCGCGACGTTCGAACTCGCGCGTGAGCAGCGCGAGAAAGAGCTGTTCTTTGCTGTCGAAGTTCGAGTAGAACGCCCCGCGTGTGAACCCGGCCCGCGCGCAAATGGCCTCGACTGCCGCACCCTGCAGGCCGGCCTCCGCGAACACCTCAATCGCCGCGTCGAGCAAACGAGTGCGAGTCTCTTGGCGTCGCGCGCTCGGCGGTAGCTCGGTGGCGGGTGCCACGTGGCTCGCGGGTTGG
This window harbors:
- a CDS encoding TetR/AcrR family transcriptional regulator gives rise to the protein MTTQPASHVAPATELPPSARRQETRTRLLDAAIEVFAEAGLQGAAVEAICARAGFTRGAFYSNFDSKEQLFLALLTREFERRAADLAVKAQELEPILRERAGCVSPAEAASYIVQFFAPSQDATAWFVLEAEFLLLAMRDPALAPGHDDFMDNFYASISGVVERVLTAAGRRFVIPVERVIPVLSGVYEQALRVTALAGERSSEAFEQLGDRLAELLFALTEEM